In Bacteroides coprosuis DSM 18011, the following are encoded in one genomic region:
- a CDS encoding Conserved hypothetical protein CHP02757 (InterPro IPR014127~KEGG: fjo:Fjoh_2453 hypothetical protein~PFAM: Conserved hypothetical protein CHP02757~SPTR: Putative uncharacterized protein;~TIGRFAM: Conserved hypothetical protein CHP02757~IMG reference gene:2504106074~PFAM: Protein of unknown function (DUF2400)~TIGRFAM: TIGR02757 family protein), whose amino-acid sequence MKLKEQLDLLREKYNTKAFIESDPVQFPHRFKDKKDIEIVSFLIATISWGKRPMILKSAEKMLNLMGNTPYSYIMDEGYLSLENKNIHRTFFENDLQYYCKGLHSIYSQYPDLEQVFIQKESLWEGIHLYRDLMKNANLGVETKHISNPLKNSACKRLFMGLRWLIRKDGIVDLGVWKNLNPSQLYIPLDTHVARVSREMGLLTRKSNDRKAVEELTNNLRKLDPVDPISYDFALFGWGEDR is encoded by the coding sequence ATGAAATTAAAAGAACAATTAGATCTCCTTCGAGAGAAATACAATACAAAAGCTTTTATAGAAAGTGATCCAGTTCAGTTTCCTCATCGTTTTAAAGACAAGAAAGATATAGAAATTGTTAGTTTTCTTATCGCTACTATTTCATGGGGCAAACGCCCTATGATACTTAAGTCTGCAGAAAAGATGTTGAATCTTATGGGAAATACTCCATATAGTTATATTATGGATGAAGGGTATCTTTCTTTAGAGAATAAGAATATTCATCGCACTTTTTTTGAAAATGATTTACAATACTATTGTAAGGGATTACACTCTATTTATTCTCAATATCCAGATCTAGAGCAAGTGTTTATTCAGAAAGAATCTCTCTGGGAGGGCATACATCTTTATAGAGATTTAATGAAAAATGCAAACCTAGGAGTAGAAACTAAGCATATCTCTAATCCGTTAAAAAATTCTGCTTGTAAGCGTTTGTTTATGGGGCTTCGTTGGCTGATAAGAAAGGACGGTATTGTAGATTTAGGTGTTTGGAAAAATTTAAATCCTTCTCAGCTATATATCCCTTTAGATACTCATGTTGCACGAGTTTCTCGTGAAATGGGACTTTTAACTCGTAAAAGCAATGATCGTAAGGCCGTGGAAGAGTTAACAAATAATCTCCGAAAATTAGATCCAGTAGATCCGATAAGTTATGATTTTGCATTATTTGGCTGGGGTGAAGATCGTTAG
- a CDS encoding GTP-binding protein YchF (COGs: COG0012 GTPase probable translation factor~InterPro IPR002917:IPR013029:IPR004396~KEGG: bth:BT_3116 GTP-dependent nucleic acid-binding protein EngD~PFAM: Domain of unknown function DUF933; GTP-binding protein, HSR1-related~SPTR: Putative uncharacterized protein;~TIGRFAM: Conserved hypothetical protein CHP00092~IMG reference gene:2504106075~PFAM: GTPase of unknown function; Protein of unknown function (DUF933)~TIGRFAM: GTP-binding protein YchF), protein MALQCGIVGLPNVGKSTLFNCLSNAKAQAANFPFCTIEPNVGVITVPDERLNKLAELVHPQRILPTTVEIVDIAGLVKGASKGEGLGNKFLANIRETDAIIHVLRCFDDDNVTHVDGSINPVRDKEIIDSELQLKDLETVEQRIQKVYKQAQTGDAHAKTLHNVLIQYKAALEEGKSARSVEFESLDEIDAAKDLFLLTNKPVMYVCNVDEDSASKGNKHVEAVREAVKDEHAEILIVAAKTESEIAELETYEERQMFLADVGLEESGVSRLIKSAYSLLDLQTYFTAGEVEVRAWTFHKGWKAPQCAGVIHTDFEKGFIRAEVIKYEDFIKYGSETAVREAGKMGVEGKEYLVQDGDIMHFRFNV, encoded by the coding sequence ATGGCATTACAATGTGGTATTGTTGGACTACCAAATGTGGGTAAGTCCACTCTTTTTAATTGCTTATCTAACGCTAAAGCTCAGGCAGCAAACTTCCCTTTCTGTACTATAGAACCAAATGTGGGAGTAATAACTGTACCTGATGAGCGCTTGAATAAGCTAGCTGAACTTGTACATCCTCAAAGAATTCTCCCAACTACTGTGGAGATTGTGGATATTGCAGGGTTAGTAAAAGGAGCGAGTAAAGGTGAAGGTTTAGGAAATAAGTTTTTGGCAAACATACGTGAGACAGATGCGATTATCCATGTTTTACGTTGCTTTGATGATGATAATGTGACTCATGTTGATGGTTCAATCAATCCTGTACGTGACAAAGAAATTATTGATTCAGAATTACAGTTGAAAGATCTTGAAACAGTAGAACAGAGAATCCAAAAGGTGTACAAACAAGCTCAAACCGGGGATGCACATGCTAAAACGCTTCATAATGTATTAATTCAATATAAGGCTGCACTAGAAGAAGGTAAATCTGCTCGTTCAGTAGAATTTGAATCTTTAGATGAAATTGATGCTGCGAAAGACTTATTCTTGTTAACAAATAAGCCTGTTATGTATGTGTGTAACGTTGATGAAGATAGTGCATCAAAGGGGAATAAGCACGTTGAGGCTGTTCGGGAAGCAGTAAAAGATGAACATGCAGAAATCTTGATTGTTGCTGCTAAAACAGAGTCTGAGATAGCTGAACTTGAAACTTATGAAGAACGTCAAATGTTTTTAGCTGATGTAGGTTTGGAGGAATCTGGAGTAAGTCGTTTGATTAAATCTGCCTATTCTTTATTAGACTTGCAAACTTACTTCACCGCTGGAGAAGTTGAAGTTAGAGCTTGGACGTTTCATAAAGGTTGGAAGGCTCCTCAATGTGCTGGAGTTATTCATACCGACTTTGAAAAAGGGTTTATTCGTGCAGAAGTTATCAAGTACGAAGATTTTATTAAATATGGCTCAGAAACAGCTGTTCGTGAAGCTGGAAAAATGGGTGTAGAAGGAAAAGAATACTTAGTTCAGGATGGTGATATCATGCACTTCCGCTTCAATGTGTAA
- a CDS encoding Prolipoprotein diacylglyceryl transferase (COGs: COG0682 Prolipoprotein diacylglyceryltransferase~HAMAP: Prolipoprotein diacylglyceryl transferase~InterPro IPR001640~KEGG: bfs:BF4367 prolipoprotein diacylglyceryl transferase~PFAM: Prolipoprotein diacylglyceryl transferase~SPTR: Prolipoprotein diacylglyceryl transferase;~TIGRFAM: Prolipoprotein diacylglyceryl transferase~IMG reference gene:2504106076~PFAM: Prolipoprotein diacylglyceryl transferase~TIGRFAM: prolipoprotein diacylglyceryl transferase), with translation MINTISLFIEWDPSPVLFSLGSLPIKYYGLFWAIGIALGYYVVRYQYRDKGIDEKIFEPLFFYCFVGILLGARLGHCLFYDPEYYLANPLEIFLPVKFLDGGGWKFTGYAGLASHGGTIGLIIALWMYCRKTKMNYIDVLDMIAVATPITACWIRLANLMNSEIIGMPTDKPWAFIFTRVDMLPRHPAQLYEALAYLALFFIMIYLYKKYDKKFHRGFYFGLCLTFIFVFRFFVEFIKEDQVDFEAGMLLNMGQWLSIPFIILGIASIFMGKKLDNWGSKKK, from the coding sequence ATGATAAATACCATATCTCTTTTTATTGAATGGGATCCGAGTCCTGTTCTCTTTAGTCTAGGAAGTTTACCTATCAAATATTATGGCCTTTTTTGGGCTATAGGAATTGCGTTAGGTTATTATGTTGTGCGTTATCAATACAGAGATAAAGGCATTGATGAGAAGATATTTGAACCCTTATTCTTTTACTGCTTTGTAGGGATTCTACTAGGTGCTCGCCTAGGACATTGTCTTTTCTATGATCCTGAGTATTATCTAGCCAATCCTCTTGAAATATTTTTACCTGTGAAGTTTCTAGATGGAGGAGGTTGGAAGTTTACTGGTTATGCAGGGTTAGCCAGTCACGGAGGTACAATCGGATTAATCATAGCATTATGGATGTATTGCAGAAAGACAAAAATGAATTACATTGATGTTTTGGATATGATAGCTGTAGCAACTCCTATCACAGCATGCTGGATACGTTTAGCAAACTTGATGAACTCTGAAATTATAGGTATGCCTACCGATAAGCCATGGGCTTTTATCTTTACTAGAGTAGATATGTTACCACGTCACCCTGCTCAGCTGTATGAGGCTTTGGCTTATTTAGCTCTATTTTTTATTATGATTTATTTGTATAAGAAATACGATAAAAAATTTCATAGAGGTTTCTATTTTGGATTATGTCTAACATTTATCTTTGTTTTTAGATTCTTTGTTGAGTTTATTAAAGAAGATCAAGTAGATTTTGAAGCAGGAATGCTTTTGAATATGGGCCAATGGCTAAGTATACCCTTTATAATACTAGGTATAGCTTCTATTTTTATGGGTAAGAAGCTTGATAACTGGGGATCTAAAAAGAAATAA
- a CDS encoding DNA mismatch repair protein mutS (COGs: COG0249 Mismatch repair ATPase (MutS family)~HAMAP: DNA mismatch repair protein MutS, type 1~InterProIPR005748:IPR007696:IPR000432:IPR007695:IPR 007860:IPR007861~KEGG: bth:BT_3121 DNA mismatch repair protein MutS~PFAM: DNA mismatch repair protein MutS, C-terminal; DNA mismatch repair protein MutS-like, N-terminal; DNA mismatch repair protein MutS, connector; DNA mismatch repair protein MutS, core; DNA mismatch repair protein MutS, clamp~SMART: DNA mismatch repair protein MutS, C-terminal; DNA mismatch repair protein MutS, core~SPTR: DNA mismatch repair protein mutS;~TIGRFAM: DNA mismatch repair protein MutS, type 1~manually curated~IMG reference gene:2504106077~PFAM: MutS family domain IV; MutS domain II; MutS domain V; MutS domain I; MutS domain III~TIGRFAM: DNA mismatch repair protein MutS), whose amino-acid sequence MNTKKIAQTPMMKQFFDLKKKHPNAVMLFRCGDFYETFSSDAVLAADILGITLTRRANGKNTYVEMAGFPHHALDTYLPKLVRAGKRVAICDQLEDPKTTKTLVKRGVTELVTPGVSINDNILNNKENNFLAAIYFNRSIYGISFLDISTGEFLTAEGNSDYIDKLLTNFAPKEVLFERGKKTQFEELFGNKFFTYELDDWVFTEQTAHEKLLSHFQVANFKGFGVDHLPNGLIAAGSILQYLDITQHHNISHITTLSRIEEDKFVRLDKFTIRSLELLNSMNDGGSSLLQVIDKTITPMGGRLLKRWVVFPLKEVNAINNRLDVVDYFFKQPSFKEIITDQLHLIGDLERIISKVAVGRVSPREVVQLKVALQAIEPIKKACLNANDASLNRIGDQLNLCEKIRDRIDKEIENDPPMLVNKGHVICSGVNEELDDLRKIAYSGKDYLLQIQQREIEETGIPSLKIAYNNVFGYYIEVRNTHKDKVPKEWIRKQTLVSAERYITQELKVYEEKILGAEEKILILEAKLFEELVTDLAEYISAIQLNANQIAALDCLLSFSSIAQLNKYIRPVIQDDDVLSIQQGRHPVIEKELPLGEQYIANDVYLDNTTQQIIMITGPNMSGKSALLRQTALITLMAQIGCFVPAESAQIGLVDKIFTRVGASDNISMGESTFMVEMNEAANILNNLSSRSLVLFDELGRGTSTYDGISIAWAIVEYIHNNPNNRAKTLFATHYHELNEMEKSFDRIKNYNVSVKEIDNKVIFLRKLKRGGSEHSFGIHVAKMAGMPPSIVKRSNEILAQLEAVNRSGEESNNKKSKTPLISQKQEDGVQLSFFQLDDPILSQIRDEIINLDVNNLTPLEALNKLNDIKKIIKGR is encoded by the coding sequence TTGAATACAAAAAAAATAGCTCAAACTCCCATGATGAAACAGTTCTTCGATTTGAAGAAAAAGCACCCTAATGCTGTTATGTTGTTTCGATGTGGGGACTTTTACGAAACATTTTCAAGCGACGCTGTTCTTGCAGCAGATATTCTAGGAATCACACTTACCAGAAGAGCAAATGGTAAAAACACCTATGTTGAAATGGCAGGGTTTCCACACCATGCACTAGACACTTATCTACCCAAACTTGTTCGTGCGGGCAAACGTGTTGCTATTTGTGATCAATTGGAAGACCCTAAAACAACTAAGACACTAGTCAAAAGAGGAGTTACTGAATTGGTTACTCCTGGAGTATCTATCAATGACAATATACTTAACAATAAAGAAAATAACTTTTTAGCTGCAATCTATTTTAATCGTTCCATTTATGGTATATCCTTCTTAGATATCTCTACAGGTGAGTTTTTAACAGCTGAAGGTAACTCCGATTATATAGATAAGCTACTTACTAATTTTGCTCCCAAAGAGGTCCTCTTTGAAAGAGGAAAGAAAACTCAGTTTGAAGAGCTATTTGGTAATAAGTTTTTTACTTATGAACTTGATGACTGGGTTTTTACAGAACAGACAGCACACGAAAAGCTATTAAGTCATTTTCAAGTAGCCAATTTCAAAGGTTTTGGTGTTGATCACCTCCCCAATGGCTTAATTGCTGCTGGAAGTATTCTTCAATATTTAGACATAACACAACATCATAACATCAGTCATATTACTACTTTATCCCGTATTGAGGAAGATAAATTTGTTCGATTAGACAAGTTTACCATTCGCAGTTTGGAGTTGCTTAATAGCATGAATGATGGAGGTAGTAGTTTGCTGCAAGTTATTGATAAGACAATTACTCCGATGGGAGGAAGACTTCTTAAACGTTGGGTCGTATTCCCTCTCAAAGAAGTTAATGCTATCAATAATCGGCTAGATGTAGTAGATTATTTCTTCAAGCAACCCAGTTTTAAAGAGATTATAACAGATCAACTCCATCTCATTGGAGATTTAGAACGTATTATATCAAAGGTTGCAGTTGGAAGAGTTAGCCCTAGAGAAGTAGTACAACTAAAAGTAGCACTACAAGCTATTGAGCCTATAAAAAAAGCGTGTTTAAATGCCAATGACGCCAGTCTAAATAGAATTGGAGATCAATTGAATCTCTGTGAAAAGATAAGAGATAGAATAGACAAAGAGATTGAAAATGACCCTCCTATGCTGGTCAATAAAGGGCATGTAATCTGTTCGGGCGTGAATGAAGAGTTGGATGATCTTCGGAAAATAGCTTATTCAGGTAAAGACTATCTACTTCAAATTCAACAAAGAGAAATAGAAGAAACAGGTATTCCTAGTCTAAAGATAGCATACAATAATGTTTTTGGATATTATATCGAAGTTCGAAATACACACAAAGATAAAGTTCCTAAAGAATGGATTAGAAAACAAACTCTTGTAAGTGCTGAACGCTATATAACACAAGAACTAAAAGTATATGAAGAAAAGATTTTGGGTGCTGAAGAAAAAATCTTAATACTCGAAGCTAAGCTTTTTGAAGAGTTGGTTACTGATTTAGCAGAATACATATCGGCTATTCAACTAAATGCCAACCAAATAGCAGCTTTAGACTGTTTATTGTCTTTCTCAAGTATAGCTCAATTAAATAAATACATCCGACCTGTCATACAAGATGATGATGTCCTTTCTATCCAACAAGGTCGTCATCCTGTAATTGAAAAGGAACTACCACTAGGCGAGCAATATATCGCCAATGATGTCTATCTGGACAATACAACTCAGCAAATTATAATGATTACAGGTCCGAATATGTCGGGTAAATCTGCTCTTTTAAGGCAAACTGCTCTTATTACCTTAATGGCACAAATTGGCTGTTTTGTTCCTGCAGAAAGCGCTCAGATAGGGCTTGTTGATAAGATATTTACACGTGTTGGAGCAAGTGATAACATCTCTATGGGTGAATCAACCTTTATGGTTGAAATGAATGAAGCTGCTAATATTTTAAATAATCTTTCTTCTCGTAGCTTAGTTCTTTTCGATGAGCTAGGTAGAGGAACTTCTACCTACGATGGTATTTCCATTGCTTGGGCTATAGTAGAATACATTCATAACAACCCAAATAACAGAGCAAAAACATTATTTGCTACTCACTACCACGAATTAAATGAAATGGAAAAATCATTTGATCGCATCAAAAACTACAATGTTTCCGTAAAAGAAATTGACAACAAAGTTATCTTCTTACGCAAATTAAAAAGAGGAGGTAGTGAACACTCGTTCGGTATTCATGTAGCAAAAATGGCGGGTATGCCTCCAAGCATTGTCAAACGGTCGAATGAAATATTGGCACAATTGGAAGCTGTAAATAGAAGTGGCGAAGAAAGTAATAATAAAAAATCCAAAACTCCTTTAATATCACAAAAGCAAGAAGATGGAGTACAACTTAGCTTTTTCCAATTAGACGACCCTATTCTTTCTCAGATTAGAGATGAAATCATTAATCTAGATGTAAATAACCTTACTCCTCTGGAAGCACTTAATAAACTAAATGATATTAAGAAAATCATAAAAGGAAGATAA
- a CDS encoding Endonuclease/exonuclease/phosphatase (InterPro IPR005135~KEGG: bth:BT_3559 hypothetical protein~PFAM: Endonuclease/exonuclease/phosphatase~SPTR: Endonuclease/Exonuclease/phosphatase family protein;~IMG reference gene:2504106073~PFAM: Endonuclease/Exonuclease/phosphatase family), which translates to MKFKYLLLTLCLSFGFTQMKAQKSYATYCVAFYNVENLFDTEDDVDNPGDDEYLPNGANAWTPGKYQKKLDNIAKVISRIGKDYCPAGPAILGVSEVENRRVLEDLVKNERISDVGYEIVHYESPDWRGIDVALLYNPKLFRVTNTVAQPYILPDNPNFKTRDQLLVSGVLAGEPVHVIVNHWPSRYGSKSTELREYAASITKSLVDSLQQIDPEAKVIIMGDLNDDPDDRSTRVVLNAKKYQKDVKPGGYYNTMWRLYDLGVGSLGYQGKWNLFDQIIITHSLLGSETSSLKFWRSEVFNKDFLIRKEGKRKGYPWRTFDGNTFIDGYSDHFPTLIYLIKEIK; encoded by the coding sequence ATGAAATTTAAATATCTATTACTGACTCTTTGTTTATCATTTGGTTTCACACAGATGAAGGCTCAAAAGTCTTATGCTACTTACTGTGTAGCCTTCTACAATGTGGAAAACCTTTTTGATACAGAAGATGATGTAGATAATCCTGGGGATGATGAGTACCTACCAAATGGGGCCAATGCTTGGACTCCTGGTAAGTATCAAAAGAAGTTGGATAATATAGCTAAGGTTATTAGTCGTATTGGTAAAGATTACTGTCCTGCTGGTCCTGCAATCCTTGGAGTTTCTGAGGTTGAAAACCGTAGAGTATTGGAAGATCTTGTAAAGAACGAACGTATCTCTGATGTGGGTTATGAAATCGTTCATTATGAATCTCCAGACTGGCGTGGTATTGACGTAGCTTTACTATATAATCCAAAGCTATTTAGAGTAACAAATACAGTTGCTCAGCCTTATATATTACCTGATAACCCTAACTTCAAGACTCGTGATCAGTTGTTAGTAAGTGGAGTTCTTGCTGGAGAACCCGTGCATGTTATTGTTAACCACTGGCCATCGCGTTATGGTAGTAAATCAACTGAACTTCGTGAGTATGCAGCTTCAATCACTAAATCTTTAGTAGATTCTTTACAGCAGATTGATCCAGAAGCAAAGGTGATTATCATGGGGGACTTAAATGATGATCCAGATGATAGAAGTACTCGTGTAGTTTTAAACGCGAAGAAATATCAAAAGGATGTGAAGCCAGGTGGTTATTACAATACCATGTGGAGATTATATGATTTAGGCGTAGGTTCACTAGGTTACCAAGGTAAATGGAACTTATTTGACCAAATCATTATTACTCACAGCTTATTAGGTTCTGAAACATCATCTCTTAAGTTTTGGAGGTCGGAAGTGTTTAATAAAGATTTCTTGATTCGTAAAGAAGGAAAACGTAAAGGTTATCCTTGGAGAACATTTGACGGAAATACATTTATTGATGGTTATAGTGACCACTTCCCAACTCTAATCTATTTGATTAAAGAAATTAAATAG